GGTTTAAAATGAGTCAACATAAAATGGGTAATAATTCAACCCTCCATATTTGATCTGGCCTCTGGGTAACAAATGGGTTGGGTAAAATGCTTCATTTAGTTTGATTGTAtcataaaagtatttttttcgGGGTTGGGGNNNNNNNNNNNNNNNNNNNNNNNNNNNNNNNNNNNNNNNNNNNNNNNNNNNNNNNNNNNNNNNNNNNNNNNNNNNNNNNNNNNNNNNNNNNNNNNNNNNNNNNNNNNNNNNNNNNNNNNNNNNNNNNNNNNNNNNNNNNNNNNNNNNNNNNNNNNNNNNNNNNNNNNNNNNNNNNNNNNNNNNNNNNNNNNNNNNNNNNNNNNNNNNNNNNNNNNNNNNNNNNNNNNNNNNNNNNNNNNNNNNNNNNNNNNNNNNNNNNNNNNNNNNNNNNNNNNNNNNNNNNNNNNNNNNNNNNNNNNNNNNNNNNNNNNNNNNNNNNNNNNNNNNNNNNNNNNNNNNNNNNNNNNNNNNNNNNNNNNNNNNNNNNNNNNNNNNNNNNNNNNNNNNNNNNNNNNNNNNNNNNNNNNNNNNNNNNNNNNNNNNNNNNNNNNNNNNNNNNNNNNNNNNNNNNNNNNNNNNNNNNNNNNNNNNNNNNNNNNNNNNNNNNNNNNNNNNNNNNNNNNNNNNNNNNNNNNNNNNNNNNNNNNNNNNNNNNNNNNNNNNNNNNNNNNNNNNNNNNNNNNNNNNNNNNNNNNNNNNNNNNNNNNNNNNNNNNNNNNNNNNNNATTgagggtaggggtgaaaaaataaaaatttgaagttgaaaatatttttaaaaaacaaacttaaaattaatctttgggggtgggggtgggtggGTTTGAGGGTAGGggtgaaaataatgaaattttaaagttcaaaatattttttaaaaataaacttaaaatttttttgggggtgggggtCGATAGTAGGGgtgaaaatgttttttctaaataccaaacacaccccaAAAAATGCTTAATGCACTTTAACCAATGTCAATACTAGTACATGATTTGCTTATTTTACACTATTATTTGTTATCcaacataaaatcaaacaaataaaaaaaatatgattataatcaaaaaaagaaatgtacatgtaaaatagatatttttggaGGGCCAAAGACTTCACATTTTCAATTATAGAGAaatataattagttttatagaacataaaaaggaagagaagttACAATATATTTGGtaatatcatgaattttgagttaATAAAAGTTAGAAGCTTAACTTATTTGGCTAATccatattttacccatattCTCATGGGTTGAATATGGGTATCAACCCATATTTACCCACGTAAAATGTCACTCACCCAACCCATTAAATATGGGCGGGTTACCAAAAAATGGGCTCATTTTGCGGGCACTATTCATGATTGATTGTGAACATCTTACCAGGTCGGATTGCAGTATTTGGCTGGAGATGTAGTTGGGGCCAATGCTCGCTGTGTTGCAATGCTACAAGCATTTCAACAAGCCATCAAAGATTACTCTACACCTCGGGAAAAAGCTCTAGGTAGAGATTTAACAGCAAGAATCAGTGGCTACGTATCATTTCTTAATGAGTGTAGGCCTCTTTCTATTAGCATGGGGAATGCAATTCGCTTTCTTAAAGCTCGTATAGCCAAGTTATCTTTAACTCTTTCTGAGTCAGAAGCAAAAGCTGCTCTGTATTCAGATATTGAGCGCTTCATGAATGAGAAGATAGTATTAGCTGGCAGAGTAATAACAAGACAGGCAGTTATGAAGATCAGAGATGGTGACGTTCTTCTCACGTATGGTTCTTCCTCTGTTGTTGAGATGATTCTGCTACATGCTTATGAGCTTGGGAAACAATTCCGTGTAATAGTGGTTGATTCTCGCCCTAAATTTGAAGGCCGGGCACTACTTCGGAGGTTGGTAAGGAAGGGCCTAAGTTGTACATATACTCATATAAATGCTGTTTCGTACATTATGCATGAAGTCTCTAGAGTGTTAATGGGTGCTGAATCTGTATTATCTAATGGGACTGTGTACTCTATAATTGGGACTGCATGTGTTGCTATGGTTGCTCATGCATTCCGTGTTCCTCTGCTGATTTGTTGTGAAGCTTATAAGTTTCATGAGAGAGTACAACTTGATTCTGTTTCTTCCAATGAGCTGGGTATGTCCTGCTTATAGATTATCTTTTCTGCCATATATTACAACGTTATATGTTGCTTTATTGTTTTTAACTCAATTGCAGGTAACCCAGATGTCATTTCCAAGATTCCTGGTAGACTGGATGTCAATTACTTGGATAACTGGAGAAGTAATGATAATATTCAGCTTCTGAATTTGATGTGAgtgattttcttcttttagtCTTCTTTCACAACTGAAGGATAAATGATAGTTACCTTTGATCGTTATAAAGCTCTCTGTGTGTTTTTTGTCCTTGTTTTATTAAATGGAGCTTTTATTGAGGGAGAGTTTGTTATGGTCAACTCCTTAGCTTCTTTCTGCACCATGTGCATTGATACATTACAAGGGCATCGGGGTGGGAAGAAGAAACGTGACTGATGTCTGGGAAAACTTTCTTGACGTCAAGAAAGAAAAAGCTGACTTTAATCTTATGAAGTATTATGGAGTAGGAGTTcagaagaacaaaaaatatcTTCTAGAGCTACCAAACATTTGGAAGAACAAATAAAGTTGTCCTTGAGCCACGAGGAGAAGTCATTCCTCACTGATATGGTCCTCCTAAAATCACTGCCTCGACACCTTTGTAAGTTGACTTGCTCAAAGTTTCAGGACTTAAAACAGTTATTTAAGAATTGAATATCATTGTGAAGTGTGAACAAGAAATGAGTCCAAAAACAAAGATGCGTTGTAATGCAAATACTAGTCCAGAAAATGTAAAAGTGAATCCTAAGACGCCAGTCATAGAGAAAGTGCAAGTCCTAAGATGATGTTGAAGAAGTACGCACAAATGTAGAAGATGTTACTTTTGCTCAGAGAAGTTTTTAGTCTTGGAGgaaattagaaaaatagaattttCTCATCCATCTAATATTTAAGTTTTTAACAGGTATGATGCTACTCCGTCAGACTATATCTCAATGATCATTACAGATTATGGCATGGTAAGTGTACTTCTCAAATTTGATTTCAATCTGAGTTCTTTGGGTTTCCACGTGGAGTACTAGATATATATTTGATTATCGCAGTGTGAAATCTTAAAGGATACAACTCTTACCCCTGCTCATTTCATGGCTTTTTTGTGTTTTCCAGATACCAACCACAAGTGTGCCTGTGATTGTGCGCGAGTATGGGAGAGAACACCTCCTGATATAAATTGTCCTGTTTGGATGTGACAAAGAAGGAACAATTACCAACTTACTGGCACTTTTTGCTGTCAGATAACAACACCTTATAGGAAATGAATGCTTGCATTTAAATTATTTACCatattaaagaaaagaatgcaTGCATTAAAATTGTCTTGGAGATCACAGAAATTTGCACAGTTTTCAATAAGGTCTTTCTTTTTACTCTTGGTGTCTAACGATAGTTGTTCACTATACTATTTTGGGATGTCCAACAATATTTGTCCACTTTATTAGATTATTTACATAGTTCTCTGATGAAAATAACTAGGTCATAGTTGTCAGGTGAGTTGGACGGATTCCTTGTATATTTCAATGCAAAATGTCTCATGGAAAATTCTGCAAATTTTTTGAGATTATTGTGCAATTTGCTACCCAAGCCAATTGACAGACAAAGGTTTTACTAGAATAAAGACTTCTGTAGTTGAGCTTTAAAGCTGGTAAAATCATTGTCTGGGTTTCTAGATATATATGATTGTACACTAACAAAAATGTCTCAATTCCAATCTTTTTCTAGATCAGTTATATGATTTGCCTGTTCATTTCATGCCAGCAGAATTAGTTTATCATGATTTGTCGGTAACCATCAACCCAATgcaattttccttctttttcccGGACATGGGATGaccatatgttttaaaaactcACTTGAGCAGAGTTCTTTGGTTCTCGTAGACTACAGTTTGTTTCTTTCTTCAATAGAAAACTATATTGTACAATGTGAACATGAGTAGTTTGTAGTTATCTATATCGAAAAGATTATGTTTCTTCCTGAACTTGTTTAGAAATGTCAGTTATGATCTATCACACAATTTACTATTTAAAAGTGGATTTATTTACTTTTGGGATGTGTAATACCACTCTTACAATATATGGTGTATTACATTCATTGCCACTTCAGCATCGTGTtagaaattttacaaaattacattttttatttttaattaacttttcttttgttgactatattttatactaaataattattattctctAATAATTGTATTGTTCATagcaaatttttaaaaaaaaaatcgacgATGGCCGACAAGAACACAAATTGAAATTTAGAGCCCTTTCACTCGAAGAAGCCAGTTATAGTTGTGGCGGCTAAGTAATTCCCAATACTGTATTCTGTCGATGACATTAAGAAACTCTTTGTTAGCAAACACAAATTAAAACTCACAAAACTTAGATTGATGAAGACGAAAAGGAAGAATGAAAGAAATTTGcctaaaagaaagaaaaaaatgtgtttcCTCAAAGAGGGtggaaatgaagaagaagaagagatgtgGATGATAGGGTGGAGTTTAActgaattttgattattttttctacttTGATTAATCTGACgcgcatattttttttttatagcaaCATAGTTTGCTAGAGTATCTAATTTGTATAAACTGCAGGCATTAGATTCACAAgcattttatttgatttgtataaaatcACAATGAtggtatatgtatattggttacaTTATTGTATTATGTAACTActgtgtatatgtatatgtgattgtgtttgtatatatgcatgaaatttgaatttgtatacaattgaatcgagttagaacatttttatttgtatatcgaATCTcactctctcgctttatacaacacacaaactatacattatatttgtataatttgggtttgtataaagcgagaaagataGAAAGATAAAATAGAAATGGGTAGGGAAAGATTTGTATTTGTACAATTATAAGTGTATACGATGAAGAgatctcgctttatacaaacaaaatacaatttatacatttatgtttgtataaagtgagagaagcGAGCcagagagtggcgagcgagattcatGGGAGAGAGGCGAATGGAAAAAAGTTTTCTACGAAttagaatgaaatgaaattgtaactataacatttattttgaattaatagtttacTATAATGCACATTTTTCCTaaataaattcacttttgaaATAGTAAAAGTGTGTAATAGATTGTCATAATAGTATAAGCGTGTAACTGACTTTTCAAAATAACTTCAGGAGAAATCTATGTCTATTACCTTATCAATATACCATTCTAGCATCTAGTTTATTAAAAATggtatttatatgtatatgtagattatatgcatatgtatatattttgtaaaCTAATTAGCACAAAATATTATGCATGTTTGGATAAACTATTGGGGAGAAAATATCATCTAGATGGTTCCTTGGTGTAGTTTACTCAAAATGTcagtttttgtaaaaataattattggaaAAAGGTCTAAAATAcctttgaagtattgaaaatggtataaaattatctttcatCTATCTATttgctccaaaatgccctttacatccacctattggctcgaAAATACCTTTATCATCCatctttgagttcaaaattgaccacttatttaatgattttaaatttaaactatttaaaatacttgatgctcaactattggttataatttaatttatttgt
This portion of the Solanum pennellii chromosome 12, SPENNV200 genome encodes:
- the LOC107007520 gene encoding translation initiation factor eIF-2B subunit delta-like isoform X1, giving the protein MDPRRPSRLIDPKVRRVGFFAPDLDNHLGLAASPSGNSSSPAMISHAFDSVSQAVPVPNSTLSRPRRTSFDESEQFVVGSYNPMQSVLGTSPASSGIGVDGEFSEDSSQWVRLTDGFGLTSPAKSMTELKDDQDTSSMERVSALVAETPTEVERNAKSLKEKTTKAERRALQETQRAAKASGKAGGKSVVKLHGQSGKPAKQPPQKKDGGPMMSSAALSETKGGDRPPEKDRKKDVPAPRMQFDDKNRVEKAKKRALVKKIEARNRVELFRHLPQYEQGTQLPDLESRFFHLDTMHPAVYKVGLQYLAGDVVGANARCVAMLQAFQQAIKDYSTPREKALGRDLTARISGYVSFLNECRPLSISMGNAIRFLKARIAKLSLTLSESEAKAALYSDIERFMNEKIVLAGRVITRQAVMKIRDGDVLLTYGSSSVVEMILLHAYELGKQFRVIVVDSRPKFEGRALLRRLVRKGLSCTYTHINAVSYIMHEVSRVLMGAESVLSNGTVYSIIGTACVAMVAHAFRVPLLICCEAYKFHERVQLDSVSSNELGNPDVISKIPGRLDVNYLDNWRSNDNIQLLNLMYDATPSDYISMIITDYGMIPTTSVPVIVREYGREHLLI
- the LOC107007520 gene encoding translation initiation factor eIF-2B subunit delta-like isoform X2; its protein translation is MMSSAALSETKGGDRPPEKDRKKDVPAPRMQFDDKNRVEKAKKRALVKKIEARNRVELFRHLPQYEQGTQLPDLESRFFHLDTMHPAVYKVGLQYLAGDVVGANARCVAMLQAFQQAIKDYSTPREKALGRDLTARISGYVSFLNECRPLSISMGNAIRFLKARIAKLSLTLSESEAKAALYSDIERFMNEKIVLAGRVITRQAVMKIRDGDVLLTYGSSSVVEMILLHAYELGKQFRVIVVDSRPKFEGRALLRRLVRKGLSCTYTHINAVSYIMHEVSRVLMGAESVLSNGTVYSIIGTACVAMVAHAFRVPLLICCEAYKFHERVQLDSVSSNELGNPDVISKIPGRLDVNYLDNWRSNDNIQLLNLMYDATPSDYISMIITDYGMIPTTSVPVIVREYGREHLLI